One genomic window of Nicotiana sylvestris chromosome 10, ASM39365v2, whole genome shotgun sequence includes the following:
- the LOC104245795 gene encoding transcription factor MYB108-like yields the protein MDMQHVNEDHMDLKRGSWTVEEDFTLINHIAIHGEGRWNSLARCAGLKRTGKSCRLRWLNYLRPDVRRGNITLEEQLLILELHSRWGNRWSKIAQHLPGRTDNEIKNYWRTRVQKHAKQLKCDVNSKQFKDTLRYLWMPRLAERIQASSNSAATTTITTTNNSNNNNNNHVSTSVTQENSSVTASSENSMGTQVSPVSDISDCCYNNYPINQNDYGELLISPTGYFQNGALDFRTVDYNNQQNMSQWMEGTEDVSDNLWNIEDMLFLQQQLNNDV from the exons ATGGATATGCAACATGTTAATGAAGATCATATGGACCTTAAAAGAGGTTCATGGACTGTTGAAGAAGATTTCACTCTTATAAATCACATCGCTATTCATGGCGAAGGTCGTTGGAATTCTCTCGCTCGATGTGCTG GTTTGAAAAGAACAGGGAAAAGCTGCAGATTGAGATGGCTTAATTATCTTCGACCAGATGTTCGACGAGGAAATATTACTCTTGAAGAACAACTCTTGATTCTTGAACTTCATTCTCGTTGGGGCAATCG GTGGTCCAAAATTGCTCAACATTTGCCAGGAAGAACTGATAATGAGATCAAGAACTACTGGAGAACTCGAGTGCAAAAGCATGCCAAACAGCTAAAATGTGATGTCAATAGCAAACAATTCAAAGATACACTACGTTATCTTTGGATGCCAAGGCTAGCTGAAAGAATTCAAGCTTCTTCCAATTCCGCCGCCACCACTACTATCACCACcaccaacaacagtaacaacaacaataataatcatGTAAGCACGAGCGTCACGCAGGAAAATTCGAGCGTGACAGCATCATCAGAAAACTCAATGGGGACACAAGTTTCACCAGTTTCTGACATATCTGACTGTTGCTACAATAATTACCCTATTAATCAAAATGATTATGGAGAATTATTGATTAGCCCCACAGGTTACTTTCAAAATGGTGCATTAGACTTTAGAACAGTGGATTATAATAATCAGCAAAACATGAGCCAATGGATGGAGGGTACTGAAGATGTTTCAGACAATTTGTGGAATATTGAGGACATGTTGTTTTTACAGCAGCAACTCAACAATGATGTCTGA